Proteins from one Scylla paramamosain isolate STU-SP2022 chromosome 3, ASM3559412v1, whole genome shotgun sequence genomic window:
- the LOC135089796 gene encoding RNA-binding protein 5-like isoform X4, with product MELQGQGLGLTEMINAMAAQQHMYTAAAAYGSLEAAAYAQYPQYVAQGAYIASAPAPGGARGHGRSSLDPYDSYAAAPYEPEPPRHRERRDRDDRRRDRDRDRDRDRRDRDRDRRDRDRDRDRDRDRDRDRDRDRDRDRDRWRDDDRDRSPRRDRDHRDYRDYDHHRDHYEEERTDYKSQPPNNTIMVRGLAQHITENDIRADILACNLMPKDIRLVRKKESGASRGFAFVEFTTVHDATRWMEAKQGVLILQDVYRATLQYSIPKESSERQSKASQDWFCIRCGAHNFKRRDSCFKCSAPRHESEAGEEGSDEVCTYPTNTLLLRGLDVLSTEESVLQGIQHAGSDLPIRSVRIGRDPLTNTSRGVCYIELNSVLDSMQLHNKLAHSPPTIDNKQVTVSYCKLNQNNGNNNSSGNNWSGQQQQQQYHQPAEYTAGADIKQLAEYSASLYAQTPEEHASYVQYYTMYYQQQAQAYQQNQQQQGSSNQSDSVNAAAAVAQSALQAMHQKSAASTATSAAAAAAAAAAAAAAAAAAAAAQSTLSTTTTTTTTTTSEQTTTPTTTTSTNYDGVQMQSGEYPTYPPPDVSTYQYDETSGYYYDPSTTLYYDASSQYYYNAESGQYLYWDAEKSTYLPAPVGEDGQVGKKGDKKEKEKDKQDKVKVAKKIAKDMERWAKAQNKRNESSVGSKIAAGEPVGGAKGEGGGTGAADAAFAVLLERRDRAALAEKQAQVFHMHMKKEAPPVLAGLKKSGLVAAYGGEGSDSEEESGAGLNNLAGDERWEDKLVDYLKMACLLCKRQFPNKEALGRHVQLSDLHKTNMENMRKARGSGEGGGAGGLTSAQYRDRAKERRQKYGEPSVPAPNKLKERYIASREEVAASKYEEPTKQGIGSDNIGNKLLKKMGWTDGQGLGKANQGRTSIIETERRVATAGLGLQGSTYSVVGDSYKDCVKKMMFHRYQELDAQEKNTKN from the exons ATGGAG CTTCAAGGCCAGGGGCTTGGTCTTACAGAAATGATCAATGCCATGGCTGCCCAGCAACACATGTACACAGCAGCTGCAGCTTATGGTAGTCTGGAAGCTGCAGCCTATGCCCAGTATCCACAATATGTAGCACAG GGTGCATACATTGCCTCAGCTCCTGCCCCAGGTGGTGCGAGGGGCCATGGCCGCAGCAGCCTTGATCCCTATGACAGTTATGCTGCTGCTCCTTATGAGCCAGAACCTCCACGTCACCGTGAGCGGCGTGACCGTGATGATCGTCGTAGAGACCGGGACAGAGATCGTGACAGGGACAGGAGAGATCGAGATCGGGACCGGAGAGACAGGGATCGGGATCGAGATCGGGACAGGGACAGAGACCGGGACAGGGACAGggatagagacagagacagagaccgCTGGAGGGACGATGATAGGGATCGCAGTCCTCGCCGAGATCGGGATCATCGTGACTATAGGGACTACGACCATCACCGAGATCA CTATGAAGAGGAACGGACAGATTATAAGTCACAACCTCCCAACAATACCATCATGGTGCGAGGACTGGCCCAGCACATCACAGAGAATGAT atCCGAGCTGATATTTTAGCGTGCAACCTCATGCCAAAAGATATCCGACTCGTCAGGAAGAAAGAATCAG GTGCATCAAGAGGCTTTGCCTTCGTGGAGTTTACGACGGTTCATGACGCCACACGGTGGATGGAAGCCAAACAG GGTGTCCTCATTCTTCAAGATGTATATAGAGCCACACTGCAATACTCGATTCCCAAAGAGTCCTCAGAGCGTCAGTCAAAAGCATCACAAGATTGGTTTTGTATCAGG TGTGGGGCTCATAATTTCAAAAGAAGAGACTCCTGCTTCAAGTGTTCAGCTCCTCGGCATGAGTCAGAagcaggggaagagggaagtgaTGAAGTTTGCACCTATCCAACCAACA CTCTTCTTCTCCGTGGTCTTGATGTCTTGAGCACGGAGGAGAGTGTGTTACAAGGGATCCAGCATGCTGGTAGCGACTTGCCCATCCGATCTGTTCGCATTGGGAGGGACCCTCTCACCAACACATCGAGAGGAGTCTGCTATATTGAACTTAATTCTGTGCTGGATTCCATGCAACTTCACAATAAGCTTGCTCATTCCCCTCCCACTATTGACAATAAGCAg GTGACTGTATCATACTGCAAGTTGAAccaaaataatggaaataataacaGTTCAG gTAATAACTGGTcaggtcagcagcagcagcagcagtatcaccAACCAGCTGAGTACACTGCAGGTGCTGACATCAAGCAGCTGGCAGAGTACAGTGCCTCCTTATATGCACAGACTCCTGAAGAACATGCTTCCTATGTACAGTACTACACAATGTACTATCAACAGCAGGCTCAG gcatACCAACAAAATCAGCAGCAACAAGGAAGCTCAAATCAGTCAGATTCCGTCAATGCTGCAGCAGCTGTGGCTCAGTCCGCTTTACAAGCCATGCATCAGAAGTCTGCAGCTTCAACTGCAACaagtgcagcagcagcagctgctgctgccgccgctgctgctgctgctgctgctgctgctgctgcagcacaGAGCACTTTAAGcacaaccacaactaccaccactaccaccacctcagaacagacaacaacaccaactaccactacttccaCAAACTATGATGGTGTTCAAATGCAGAGTGGAGAATATCCCACCTATC CACCACCTGATGTCAGCACTTACCAATATGATGAAACTTCTGGTTACTATTATGATCCATCCACCACCCTCTATTATGATGCCAGTAGTCAGTACTACTACAATGCAGAATCTGGCCAGTACCTGTACTGGGATGCAGAGAAATCCACATACCTCCCTGCTCCTGTTGGTGAAGATGGTCAAGTTGGcaagaagggagataagaaagaaaaagaaaaggataaacaaGACAAG gtcaaAGTAGCCAAGAAGATTGCAAAGGATATGGAGAGGTGGGCCAAAGCACAGAACAAAAGGAATGAGAGTTCTGTGGGCAGCAAGATTGCTGCAGGTGAGCCTGTAGGAGGAGCCAAAGGTGAAGGAGGCGGCACtggtgctgctgatgctgctttTGCTGTCTTACTGGAACGCAGGGATCGTGCTGCTCTTGCAGAGAAGCAAGCACAAGTGTTCCATATGCATATGAAGAAGGAGGCACCACCT GTATTAGCAGGACTTAAGAAATCTGGACTAGTGGCTGCATATGGAGGTGAAGGCAGtgacagtgaggaagagagtggagCTGGCTTGAATAATCTTGCTGGAGATGAGAGATGGGAAGACAAGCTTGTGGACTACCTCAAGATGGCCTGCCTTCTTTGCAAGCGACAGTTTCCTAACAAAGAGGCCCTTGGCAG GCATGTACAACTTTCTGATCTTCATAAAACTAACATGGAAAACATGAGGAAAGCAAGAGGGtctggagagggaggaggagcaggaggcctTACCTCAGCCCAGTATAGAGATAGAGCCAAGGAAAGGCGTCAGAAGTATGGAGAACCCAGTGTACCAGCACCTAACAAACTAAAG GAACGGTACATTGCCTCAAGGGAAGAAGTGGCAGCCTCCAAATATGAAGAGCCAACCAAACAAGGCATTGGTAGTGACAACATCGGCAATAAACTCTTAAAAAAGATGGGATGGACCGATGGTCAGGGTCTTGGAAAGGCTAACCAGGGACGAACATCCATTATTGAGACAGAGAGGCGTGTGGCCACTGCTGGATTGGGCCTGCAGGGCAGTACTTACAGTGTTGTTGGGGACAGCTATAAAGATTGTGTCAAAAAGATGATGTTCCACAGATATCAGGAATTGGATGCACAAGAAAAGAATACGAAAAACTAG
- the LOC135089796 gene encoding RNA-binding protein 5-like isoform X3, with protein sequence MELQGQGLGLTEMINAMAAQQHMYTAAAAYGSLEAAAYAQYPQYVAQSPFQGAYIASAPAPGGARGHGRSSLDPYDSYAAAPYEPEPPRHRERRDRDDRRRDRDRDRDRDRRDRDRDRRDRDRDRDRDRDRDRDRDRDRDRDRDRWRDDDRDRSPRRDRDHRDYRDYDHHRDHYEEERTDYKSQPPNNTIMVRGLAQHITENDIRADILACNLMPKDIRLVRKKESGASRGFAFVEFTTVHDATRWMEAKQGVLILQDVYRATLQYSIPKESSERQSKASQDWFCIRCGAHNFKRRDSCFKCSAPRHESEAGEEGSDEVCTYPTNTLLLRGLDVLSTEESVLQGIQHAGSDLPIRSVRIGRDPLTNTSRGVCYIELNSVLDSMQLHNKLAHSPPTIDNKQVTVSYCKLNQNNGNNNSSGNNWSGQQQQQQYHQPAEYTAGADIKQLAEYSASLYAQTPEEHASYVQYYTMYYQQQAQAYQQNQQQQGSSNQSDSVNAAAAVAQSALQAMHQKSAASTATSAAAAAAAAAAAAAAAAAAAAAQSTLSTTTTTTTTTTSEQTTTPTTTTSTNYDGVQMQSGEYPTYPPPDVSTYQYDETSGYYYDPSTTLYYDASSQYYYNAESGQYLYWDAEKSTYLPAPVGEDGQVGKKGDKKEKEKDKQDKVKVAKKIAKDMERWAKAQNKRNESSVGSKIAAGEPVGGAKGEGGGTGAADAAFAVLLERRDRAALAEKQAQVFHMHMKKEAPPVLAGLKKSGLVAAYGGEGSDSEEESGAGLNNLAGDERWEDKLVDYLKMACLLCKRQFPNKEALGRHVQLSDLHKTNMENMRKARGSGEGGGAGGLTSAQYRDRAKERRQKYGEPSVPAPNKLKERYIASREEVAASKYEEPTKQGIGSDNIGNKLLKKMGWTDGQGLGKANQGRTSIIETERRVATAGLGLQGSTYSVVGDSYKDCVKKMMFHRYQELDAQEKNTKN encoded by the exons ATGGAG CTTCAAGGCCAGGGGCTTGGTCTTACAGAAATGATCAATGCCATGGCTGCCCAGCAACACATGTACACAGCAGCTGCAGCTTATGGTAGTCTGGAAGCTGCAGCCTATGCCCAGTATCCACAATATGTAGCACAG TCTCCATTTCAGGGTGCATACATTGCCTCAGCTCCTGCCCCAGGTGGTGCGAGGGGCCATGGCCGCAGCAGCCTTGATCCCTATGACAGTTATGCTGCTGCTCCTTATGAGCCAGAACCTCCACGTCACCGTGAGCGGCGTGACCGTGATGATCGTCGTAGAGACCGGGACAGAGATCGTGACAGGGACAGGAGAGATCGAGATCGGGACCGGAGAGACAGGGATCGGGATCGAGATCGGGACAGGGACAGAGACCGGGACAGGGACAGggatagagacagagacagagaccgCTGGAGGGACGATGATAGGGATCGCAGTCCTCGCCGAGATCGGGATCATCGTGACTATAGGGACTACGACCATCACCGAGATCA CTATGAAGAGGAACGGACAGATTATAAGTCACAACCTCCCAACAATACCATCATGGTGCGAGGACTGGCCCAGCACATCACAGAGAATGAT atCCGAGCTGATATTTTAGCGTGCAACCTCATGCCAAAAGATATCCGACTCGTCAGGAAGAAAGAATCAG GTGCATCAAGAGGCTTTGCCTTCGTGGAGTTTACGACGGTTCATGACGCCACACGGTGGATGGAAGCCAAACAG GGTGTCCTCATTCTTCAAGATGTATATAGAGCCACACTGCAATACTCGATTCCCAAAGAGTCCTCAGAGCGTCAGTCAAAAGCATCACAAGATTGGTTTTGTATCAGG TGTGGGGCTCATAATTTCAAAAGAAGAGACTCCTGCTTCAAGTGTTCAGCTCCTCGGCATGAGTCAGAagcaggggaagagggaagtgaTGAAGTTTGCACCTATCCAACCAACA CTCTTCTTCTCCGTGGTCTTGATGTCTTGAGCACGGAGGAGAGTGTGTTACAAGGGATCCAGCATGCTGGTAGCGACTTGCCCATCCGATCTGTTCGCATTGGGAGGGACCCTCTCACCAACACATCGAGAGGAGTCTGCTATATTGAACTTAATTCTGTGCTGGATTCCATGCAACTTCACAATAAGCTTGCTCATTCCCCTCCCACTATTGACAATAAGCAg GTGACTGTATCATACTGCAAGTTGAAccaaaataatggaaataataacaGTTCAG gTAATAACTGGTcaggtcagcagcagcagcagcagtatcaccAACCAGCTGAGTACACTGCAGGTGCTGACATCAAGCAGCTGGCAGAGTACAGTGCCTCCTTATATGCACAGACTCCTGAAGAACATGCTTCCTATGTACAGTACTACACAATGTACTATCAACAGCAGGCTCAG gcatACCAACAAAATCAGCAGCAACAAGGAAGCTCAAATCAGTCAGATTCCGTCAATGCTGCAGCAGCTGTGGCTCAGTCCGCTTTACAAGCCATGCATCAGAAGTCTGCAGCTTCAACTGCAACaagtgcagcagcagcagctgctgctgccgccgctgctgctgctgctgctgctgctgctgctgcagcacaGAGCACTTTAAGcacaaccacaactaccaccactaccaccacctcagaacagacaacaacaccaactaccactacttccaCAAACTATGATGGTGTTCAAATGCAGAGTGGAGAATATCCCACCTATC CACCACCTGATGTCAGCACTTACCAATATGATGAAACTTCTGGTTACTATTATGATCCATCCACCACCCTCTATTATGATGCCAGTAGTCAGTACTACTACAATGCAGAATCTGGCCAGTACCTGTACTGGGATGCAGAGAAATCCACATACCTCCCTGCTCCTGTTGGTGAAGATGGTCAAGTTGGcaagaagggagataagaaagaaaaagaaaaggataaacaaGACAAG gtcaaAGTAGCCAAGAAGATTGCAAAGGATATGGAGAGGTGGGCCAAAGCACAGAACAAAAGGAATGAGAGTTCTGTGGGCAGCAAGATTGCTGCAGGTGAGCCTGTAGGAGGAGCCAAAGGTGAAGGAGGCGGCACtggtgctgctgatgctgctttTGCTGTCTTACTGGAACGCAGGGATCGTGCTGCTCTTGCAGAGAAGCAAGCACAAGTGTTCCATATGCATATGAAGAAGGAGGCACCACCT GTATTAGCAGGACTTAAGAAATCTGGACTAGTGGCTGCATATGGAGGTGAAGGCAGtgacagtgaggaagagagtggagCTGGCTTGAATAATCTTGCTGGAGATGAGAGATGGGAAGACAAGCTTGTGGACTACCTCAAGATGGCCTGCCTTCTTTGCAAGCGACAGTTTCCTAACAAAGAGGCCCTTGGCAG GCATGTACAACTTTCTGATCTTCATAAAACTAACATGGAAAACATGAGGAAAGCAAGAGGGtctggagagggaggaggagcaggaggcctTACCTCAGCCCAGTATAGAGATAGAGCCAAGGAAAGGCGTCAGAAGTATGGAGAACCCAGTGTACCAGCACCTAACAAACTAAAG GAACGGTACATTGCCTCAAGGGAAGAAGTGGCAGCCTCCAAATATGAAGAGCCAACCAAACAAGGCATTGGTAGTGACAACATCGGCAATAAACTCTTAAAAAAGATGGGATGGACCGATGGTCAGGGTCTTGGAAAGGCTAACCAGGGACGAACATCCATTATTGAGACAGAGAGGCGTGTGGCCACTGCTGGATTGGGCCTGCAGGGCAGTACTTACAGTGTTGTTGGGGACAGCTATAAAGATTGTGTCAAAAAGATGATGTTCCACAGATATCAGGAATTGGATGCACAAGAAAAGAATACGAAAAACTAG
- the LOC135089796 gene encoding RNA-binding protein 5-like isoform X2, giving the protein MELQGQGLGLTEMINAMAAQQHMYTAAAAYGSLEAAAYAQYPQYVAQVSYTGAYIASAPAPGGARGHGRSSLDPYDSYAAAPYEPEPPRHRERRDRDDRRRDRDRDRDRDRRDRDRDRRDRDRDRDRDRDRDRDRDRDRDRDRDRWRDDDRDRSPRRDRDHRDYRDYDHHRDHYEEERTDYKSQPPNNTIMVRGLAQHITENDIRADILACNLMPKDIRLVRKKESGASRGFAFVEFTTVHDATRWMEAKQGVLILQDVYRATLQYSIPKESSERQSKASQDWFCIRCGAHNFKRRDSCFKCSAPRHESEAGEEGSDEVCTYPTNTLLLRGLDVLSTEESVLQGIQHAGSDLPIRSVRIGRDPLTNTSRGVCYIELNSVLDSMQLHNKLAHSPPTIDNKQVTVSYCKLNQNNGNNNSSGNNWSGQQQQQQYHQPAEYTAGADIKQLAEYSASLYAQTPEEHASYVQYYTMYYQQQAQAYQQNQQQQGSSNQSDSVNAAAAVAQSALQAMHQKSAASTATSAAAAAAAAAAAAAAAAAAAAAQSTLSTTTTTTTTTTSEQTTTPTTTTSTNYDGVQMQSGEYPTYPPPDVSTYQYDETSGYYYDPSTTLYYDASSQYYYNAESGQYLYWDAEKSTYLPAPVGEDGQVGKKGDKKEKEKDKQDKVKVAKKIAKDMERWAKAQNKRNESSVGSKIAAGEPVGGAKGEGGGTGAADAAFAVLLERRDRAALAEKQAQVFHMHMKKEAPPVLAGLKKSGLVAAYGGEGSDSEEESGAGLNNLAGDERWEDKLVDYLKMACLLCKRQFPNKEALGRHVQLSDLHKTNMENMRKARGSGEGGGAGGLTSAQYRDRAKERRQKYGEPSVPAPNKLKERYIASREEVAASKYEEPTKQGIGSDNIGNKLLKKMGWTDGQGLGKANQGRTSIIETERRVATAGLGLQGSTYSVVGDSYKDCVKKMMFHRYQELDAQEKNTKN; this is encoded by the exons ATGGAG CTTCAAGGCCAGGGGCTTGGTCTTACAGAAATGATCAATGCCATGGCTGCCCAGCAACACATGTACACAGCAGCTGCAGCTTATGGTAGTCTGGAAGCTGCAGCCTATGCCCAGTATCCACAATATGTAGCACAGGTAAGCTACACG GGTGCATACATTGCCTCAGCTCCTGCCCCAGGTGGTGCGAGGGGCCATGGCCGCAGCAGCCTTGATCCCTATGACAGTTATGCTGCTGCTCCTTATGAGCCAGAACCTCCACGTCACCGTGAGCGGCGTGACCGTGATGATCGTCGTAGAGACCGGGACAGAGATCGTGACAGGGACAGGAGAGATCGAGATCGGGACCGGAGAGACAGGGATCGGGATCGAGATCGGGACAGGGACAGAGACCGGGACAGGGACAGggatagagacagagacagagaccgCTGGAGGGACGATGATAGGGATCGCAGTCCTCGCCGAGATCGGGATCATCGTGACTATAGGGACTACGACCATCACCGAGATCA CTATGAAGAGGAACGGACAGATTATAAGTCACAACCTCCCAACAATACCATCATGGTGCGAGGACTGGCCCAGCACATCACAGAGAATGAT atCCGAGCTGATATTTTAGCGTGCAACCTCATGCCAAAAGATATCCGACTCGTCAGGAAGAAAGAATCAG GTGCATCAAGAGGCTTTGCCTTCGTGGAGTTTACGACGGTTCATGACGCCACACGGTGGATGGAAGCCAAACAG GGTGTCCTCATTCTTCAAGATGTATATAGAGCCACACTGCAATACTCGATTCCCAAAGAGTCCTCAGAGCGTCAGTCAAAAGCATCACAAGATTGGTTTTGTATCAGG TGTGGGGCTCATAATTTCAAAAGAAGAGACTCCTGCTTCAAGTGTTCAGCTCCTCGGCATGAGTCAGAagcaggggaagagggaagtgaTGAAGTTTGCACCTATCCAACCAACA CTCTTCTTCTCCGTGGTCTTGATGTCTTGAGCACGGAGGAGAGTGTGTTACAAGGGATCCAGCATGCTGGTAGCGACTTGCCCATCCGATCTGTTCGCATTGGGAGGGACCCTCTCACCAACACATCGAGAGGAGTCTGCTATATTGAACTTAATTCTGTGCTGGATTCCATGCAACTTCACAATAAGCTTGCTCATTCCCCTCCCACTATTGACAATAAGCAg GTGACTGTATCATACTGCAAGTTGAAccaaaataatggaaataataacaGTTCAG gTAATAACTGGTcaggtcagcagcagcagcagcagtatcaccAACCAGCTGAGTACACTGCAGGTGCTGACATCAAGCAGCTGGCAGAGTACAGTGCCTCCTTATATGCACAGACTCCTGAAGAACATGCTTCCTATGTACAGTACTACACAATGTACTATCAACAGCAGGCTCAG gcatACCAACAAAATCAGCAGCAACAAGGAAGCTCAAATCAGTCAGATTCCGTCAATGCTGCAGCAGCTGTGGCTCAGTCCGCTTTACAAGCCATGCATCAGAAGTCTGCAGCTTCAACTGCAACaagtgcagcagcagcagctgctgctgccgccgctgctgctgctgctgctgctgctgctgctgcagcacaGAGCACTTTAAGcacaaccacaactaccaccactaccaccacctcagaacagacaacaacaccaactaccactacttccaCAAACTATGATGGTGTTCAAATGCAGAGTGGAGAATATCCCACCTATC CACCACCTGATGTCAGCACTTACCAATATGATGAAACTTCTGGTTACTATTATGATCCATCCACCACCCTCTATTATGATGCCAGTAGTCAGTACTACTACAATGCAGAATCTGGCCAGTACCTGTACTGGGATGCAGAGAAATCCACATACCTCCCTGCTCCTGTTGGTGAAGATGGTCAAGTTGGcaagaagggagataagaaagaaaaagaaaaggataaacaaGACAAG gtcaaAGTAGCCAAGAAGATTGCAAAGGATATGGAGAGGTGGGCCAAAGCACAGAACAAAAGGAATGAGAGTTCTGTGGGCAGCAAGATTGCTGCAGGTGAGCCTGTAGGAGGAGCCAAAGGTGAAGGAGGCGGCACtggtgctgctgatgctgctttTGCTGTCTTACTGGAACGCAGGGATCGTGCTGCTCTTGCAGAGAAGCAAGCACAAGTGTTCCATATGCATATGAAGAAGGAGGCACCACCT GTATTAGCAGGACTTAAGAAATCTGGACTAGTGGCTGCATATGGAGGTGAAGGCAGtgacagtgaggaagagagtggagCTGGCTTGAATAATCTTGCTGGAGATGAGAGATGGGAAGACAAGCTTGTGGACTACCTCAAGATGGCCTGCCTTCTTTGCAAGCGACAGTTTCCTAACAAAGAGGCCCTTGGCAG GCATGTACAACTTTCTGATCTTCATAAAACTAACATGGAAAACATGAGGAAAGCAAGAGGGtctggagagggaggaggagcaggaggcctTACCTCAGCCCAGTATAGAGATAGAGCCAAGGAAAGGCGTCAGAAGTATGGAGAACCCAGTGTACCAGCACCTAACAAACTAAAG GAACGGTACATTGCCTCAAGGGAAGAAGTGGCAGCCTCCAAATATGAAGAGCCAACCAAACAAGGCATTGGTAGTGACAACATCGGCAATAAACTCTTAAAAAAGATGGGATGGACCGATGGTCAGGGTCTTGGAAAGGCTAACCAGGGACGAACATCCATTATTGAGACAGAGAGGCGTGTGGCCACTGCTGGATTGGGCCTGCAGGGCAGTACTTACAGTGTTGTTGGGGACAGCTATAAAGATTGTGTCAAAAAGATGATGTTCCACAGATATCAGGAATTGGATGCACAAGAAAAGAATACGAAAAACTAG